The following coding sequences lie in one Zingiber officinale cultivar Zhangliang chromosome 2B, Zo_v1.1, whole genome shotgun sequence genomic window:
- the LOC122049341 gene encoding protein ELC-like, protein MPSAAAEFIDAALRATGDEPLSYTHTHTDLKWLIRDHLLSLLGAFPSLSPHSATFTDGDGDAARLLHAHGLLPVSPDAPHVLLTIWLQRDYPLTPPLVFVFPAGADQPLLHDHPFVDAASGAVASPYLEEWAFPESNLAGLARDLVRVFGLCHPYAAVKRGPVMPTMKETIDCLLARLLDDAWAFRSQIEADVERLAKMQALLLDRARAIQSGLWELETEKQRLEEAVKRKAEDAHALCDWLELVRGVEATSLEGLEAVEEAGRRMLEEEAAAAAVDDVVYALDQALEAEVLDFASYMKQMKALARQQFFHRAWVSKIQRSSRLLLLLDKDLAGY, encoded by the coding sequence ATGCCATCTGCCGCAGCCGAGTTCATCGACGCCGCCCTGCGGGCCACCGGCGACGAACCCCTCTCCTACACCCACACTCATACCGACCTCAAGTGGCTCATCCGCGACCACCTCCTCTCCCTCCTCGGTGCGTTCCCCTCCCTTTCCCCCCACTCCGCCACCTTCACCGATGGCGACGGCGACGCCGCCCGACTCCTCCACGCCCACGGTCTCCTCCCCGTCTCACCCGACGCGCCCCACGTCCTCCTCACCATCTGGCTCCAGCGTGACTACCCCTTGACGCCGCCCCTCGTCTTCGTCTTCCCTGCCGGCGCCGACCAACCGCTCCTCCACGACCACCCCTTCGTCGACGCCGCGTCCGGCGCCGTCGCCTCTCCCTACCTTGAAGAGTGGGCCTTCCCCGAGTCCAACCTAGCCGGCCTCGCCCGCGACCTCGTTAGGGTCTTTGGGCTCTGCCACCCCTACGCGGCAGTAAAAAGGGGACCCGTAATGCCGACGATGAAGGAGACAATCGACTGTCTTCTGGCCCGTCTCCTTGATGACGCGTGGGCGTTCCGGTCGCAAATCGAGGCCGACGTCGAGCGGCTCGCGAAGATGCAAGCGTTGCTGCTCGACAGAGCTCGAGCGATTCAATCGGGGCTGTGGGAGCTCGAAACAGAGAAGCAAAGATTGGAGGAGGCCGTGAAGCGAAAAGCAGAGGACGCGCATGCGCTCTGCGATTGGTTAGAACTGGTTCGTGGCGTGGAGGCTACGTCATTAGAAGGGCTGGAGGCGGTGGAAGAGGCCGGGAGGCGGATGTTGGAGGAGGAAGCGGCGGCCGCCGCTGTGGATGACGTGGTGTACGCGCTTGATCAAGCGCTGGAGGCGGAGGTGTTGGATTTCGCTAGCTACATGAAGCAAATGAAAGCCTTGGCGAGGCAGCAGTTCTTCCACAGGGCCTGGGTCAGCAAAATCCAACGCTCTAGTAGACTCTTATTGCTTCTGGACAAAGATTTGGCAGGCTATTGA